One stretch of Apis cerana isolate GH-2021 linkage group LG8, AcerK_1.0, whole genome shotgun sequence DNA includes these proteins:
- the LOC108003898 gene encoding calcium-binding mitochondrial carrier protein Aralar1 isoform X13, translating to MTSSDFVRTYLGLYTNPDYNPDSVNLLAGIVDTSKDGLISFAEFQAFEGLLCVPDALYKTAFQLFDTNGNGMVAFDEFAEVMRKTELHRRMPFNMDSSFIKLYFGKDKQRLISYAEFSQFLHDFHEEYATEAFKKFDKDGQGFISALDFQDIMLSIKSHLLTKDVRDNLVAAASTGQGGRSKVSFPYFMAFNSLLNNMELIKRIYLNATNGHRFEEVTKERFLHSAQMMSQITPLEVDILFQLCDLLHQTGSTEDDEADSRLGKIVYSDLVALTPEQYFKQITKRLAEIKAVSSPDERGVIVQILESGYRFVLGSIGGAVGATAVYPIDLVKTRMQNQRTGSLVGELMYRNSFDCFQKVIRHEGFFGLYRGLLPQLMGVAPEKAIKLTVNDFVRDKFMDKKGNLPLYGEIISGACAGGSQVIFTNPLEIVKIRLQVAGEIAGGSKVRAWTVVKDLGLFGLYKGARACFLRDIPFSAIYFPVYAHTKARLADEGGYNNPLSLLVSGAIAGIPAAALVTPADVIKTRLQVIARRGQTTYTGLLDCAKKIYKEEGARAFWKGATARVFRSSPQFGVTLFTYELLQRLFVVDFGGTRPTGSEQKVPAIGVAEEIRSTNPDHIGGYQIALPIFTGIETKFGLCLPRFQAVEKIRK from the exons ATGACCTCGTCTGACTTTGTCCGAACTTATCTTGGACTCTACACCAACCCTGATTACAATCCTGACTCCGTCAATTTGCTGGCTGGTATCGTCGATACCAGTAAAGATGG aCTTATATCATTTGCCGAGTTTCAAGCGTTCGAAGGATTGCTCTGCGTACCAGATGCTTTGTATAAGACGGCTTTCCAGCTGTTTGATACTAATGGAAATGGAATGGTTGCATTTG ATGAGTTCGCTGAGGTGATGCGGAAAACGGAACTCCATCGGCGGATGCCCTTCAATATGGATAGCAGtttcattaaactttattttggaAAGGATAAACAGCGACTGATAAGCTATGCGGAGTTCAGTCAGTTTTTGCAC GACTTCCACGAAGAATACGCGACAGAAGCATTCAAGAAATTCGACAAGGATGGCCAAGGTTTTATTTCGGCATTAGATTTTCAAGATATCATGCTCAGCATTAAGAGTCATTTATTAACTAAGGATGTAAGAGACAACTTGGTCGCT GCAGCTAGCACCGGACAAGGTGGACGTAGCAAAGTCAGCTTTCCATATTTTATGGCGTTCAATTCCCTCTTGAATAATATGGAGCTCATTAAACGTATTTATCTTAACGCGACGAATGGCCATAGATTCGAAGAAGTTACCAAAG AGAGGTTCCTTCATTCCGCACAAATGATGTCGCAGATTACGCCATTGGAGGTAGATATTCTGTTCCAGCTATGCGACCTGCTACACCAAACTGG ATCTACGGAAGATGACGAGGCAGATTCGCGGCTTGG GAAAATAGTGTACAGCGATCTTGTGGCTCTTACTCCTGAGCAATATTTCAAGCAAATCACGAAACGCTTAGCAGAGATCAAAGCGGTATCG aGTCCTGATGAGCGTGGAGTGATCGTACAGATACTCGAAAGCGGTTATCGGTTCGTTCTAGGGTCCATAGGTGGAG CTGTTGGCGCTACAGCCGTATATCCTATTGATTTGGTGAAAACAAGAATGCAGAATCAGAGGACTGGATCGTTGGTTGGGGAGTTAATGTACAGAAACAGCTTTGACTGCTTTCAAAAG GTGATCCGGCACGAAGGTTTTTTTGGCCTTTATCGAGGTTTGTTACCTCAACTGATGGGCGTAGCACCAGAAAAGGCCATTAAGCTGACCGTTAACGATTTTGTCAGAGATAAGTTCAtggataaaaaaggaaatttgccCCTTTACGGGGAAATTATATCTGGTGCTTGT gCTGGAGGTTCTCAAGTAATATTTACGAATCCTTtagaaattgtgaaaattcgATTGCAAGTGGCTGGAGAAATAGCAGGCGGGTCTAAAGTTAGAGCTTGGACTGTCGTAAAAGACTTAGGCTTGTTTGGCTTGTACAAA ggTGCTAGAGCATGTTTTTTGAGGGATATTCCTTTCAGTGCAATTTACTTTCCAGTATATGCTCATACAAAGGCACGATTAGCGGATGAAGGAGGCTATAATAATCCTTTGTCGTTATTAGTATCTGGTGCGATTGCTGGTATTCCTGCAGCAGCGCTGGTCACTCCTGCAGACGTAATAAAGACTAGATTACAA gTTATAGCGAGACGAGGTCAAACGACATATACTGGCTTACTAGACTgtgcaaagaaaatttacaaggaAGAAGGTGCAAGAGCATTTTGGAAAGGAGCCACAG CACGAGTATTCAGATCATCACCTCAATTCGGCGTCACCCTTTTCACTTATGAACTTCTGCAAAGGCTGTTCGTAGTTGATTTTGGTGGAAC ACGACCTACGGGATCGGAGCAAAAGGTGCCTGCGATAGGAGTGGCAGAAGAGATTCGATCGACTAACCCAGATCATATAGGAGGCTATCAGATCGCCTTACCGATCTTTACTGGCATCGAAACAAAATTCGGTCTTTGTCTACCCAGGTTCCAAGCAGTAGAAAAAATCAGAAAGTAA
- the LOC108003898 gene encoding calcium-binding mitochondrial carrier protein Aralar1 isoform X3: MLMDSLLVRASCEEFELVIAALAVEIQENSYVIDEESEKINISQKGSGYLKRANTERLHEIFNQYASQEKNGERFMTSSDFVRTYLGLYTNPDYNPDSVNLLAGIVDTSKDGLISFAEFQAFEGLLCVPDALYKTAFQLFDTNGNGMVAFDEFAEVMRKTELHRRMPFNMDSSFIKLYFGKDKQRLISYAEFSQFLHDFHEEYATEAFKKFDKDGQGFISALDFQDIMLSIKSHLLTKDVRDNLVAAASTGQGGRSKVSFPYFMAFNSLLNNMELIKRIYLNATNGHRFEEVTKERFLHSAQMMSQITPLEVDILFQLCDLLHQTGKIVYSDLVALTPEQYFKQITKRLAEIKAVSSPDERGVIVQILESGYRFVLGSIGGAVGATAVYPIDLVKTRMQNQRTGSLVGELMYRNSFDCFQKVIRHEGFFGLYRGLLPQLMGVAPEKAIKLTVNDFVRDKFMDKKGNLPLYGEIISGACAGGSQVIFTNPLEIVKIRLQVAGEIAGGSKVRAWTVVKDLGLFGLYKGARACFLRDIPFSAIYFPVYAHTKARLADEGGYNNPLSLLVSGAIAGIPAAALVTPADVIKTRLQVIARRGQTTYTGLLDCAKKIYKEEGARAFWKGATARVFRSSPQFGVTLFTYELLQRLFVVDFGGTRPTGSEQKVPAIGVAEEIRSTNPDHIGGYQIALPIFTGIETKFGLCLPRFQAVEKIRK, encoded by the exons gGTTCTGGATATTTAAAGCGTGCAAATACTGAACGCCtccatgaaatatttaatcag TACGCTTCACAAGAGAAAAATGGCGAAAGGTTTATGACCTCGTCTGACTTTGTCCGAACTTATCTTGGACTCTACACCAACCCTGATTACAATCCTGACTCCGTCAATTTGCTGGCTGGTATCGTCGATACCAGTAAAGATGG aCTTATATCATTTGCCGAGTTTCAAGCGTTCGAAGGATTGCTCTGCGTACCAGATGCTTTGTATAAGACGGCTTTCCAGCTGTTTGATACTAATGGAAATGGAATGGTTGCATTTG ATGAGTTCGCTGAGGTGATGCGGAAAACGGAACTCCATCGGCGGATGCCCTTCAATATGGATAGCAGtttcattaaactttattttggaAAGGATAAACAGCGACTGATAAGCTATGCGGAGTTCAGTCAGTTTTTGCAC GACTTCCACGAAGAATACGCGACAGAAGCATTCAAGAAATTCGACAAGGATGGCCAAGGTTTTATTTCGGCATTAGATTTTCAAGATATCATGCTCAGCATTAAGAGTCATTTATTAACTAAGGATGTAAGAGACAACTTGGTCGCT GCAGCTAGCACCGGACAAGGTGGACGTAGCAAAGTCAGCTTTCCATATTTTATGGCGTTCAATTCCCTCTTGAATAATATGGAGCTCATTAAACGTATTTATCTTAACGCGACGAATGGCCATAGATTCGAAGAAGTTACCAAAG AGAGGTTCCTTCATTCCGCACAAATGATGTCGCAGATTACGCCATTGGAGGTAGATATTCTGTTCCAGCTATGCGACCTGCTACACCAAACTGG GAAAATAGTGTACAGCGATCTTGTGGCTCTTACTCCTGAGCAATATTTCAAGCAAATCACGAAACGCTTAGCAGAGATCAAAGCGGTATCG aGTCCTGATGAGCGTGGAGTGATCGTACAGATACTCGAAAGCGGTTATCGGTTCGTTCTAGGGTCCATAGGTGGAG CTGTTGGCGCTACAGCCGTATATCCTATTGATTTGGTGAAAACAAGAATGCAGAATCAGAGGACTGGATCGTTGGTTGGGGAGTTAATGTACAGAAACAGCTTTGACTGCTTTCAAAAG GTGATCCGGCACGAAGGTTTTTTTGGCCTTTATCGAGGTTTGTTACCTCAACTGATGGGCGTAGCACCAGAAAAGGCCATTAAGCTGACCGTTAACGATTTTGTCAGAGATAAGTTCAtggataaaaaaggaaatttgccCCTTTACGGGGAAATTATATCTGGTGCTTGT gCTGGAGGTTCTCAAGTAATATTTACGAATCCTTtagaaattgtgaaaattcgATTGCAAGTGGCTGGAGAAATAGCAGGCGGGTCTAAAGTTAGAGCTTGGACTGTCGTAAAAGACTTAGGCTTGTTTGGCTTGTACAAA ggTGCTAGAGCATGTTTTTTGAGGGATATTCCTTTCAGTGCAATTTACTTTCCAGTATATGCTCATACAAAGGCACGATTAGCGGATGAAGGAGGCTATAATAATCCTTTGTCGTTATTAGTATCTGGTGCGATTGCTGGTATTCCTGCAGCAGCGCTGGTCACTCCTGCAGACGTAATAAAGACTAGATTACAA gTTATAGCGAGACGAGGTCAAACGACATATACTGGCTTACTAGACTgtgcaaagaaaatttacaaggaAGAAGGTGCAAGAGCATTTTGGAAAGGAGCCACAG CACGAGTATTCAGATCATCACCTCAATTCGGCGTCACCCTTTTCACTTATGAACTTCTGCAAAGGCTGTTCGTAGTTGATTTTGGTGGAAC ACGACCTACGGGATCGGAGCAAAAGGTGCCTGCGATAGGAGTGGCAGAAGAGATTCGATCGACTAACCCAGATCATATAGGAGGCTATCAGATCGCCTTACCGATCTTTACTGGCATCGAAACAAAATTCGGTCTTTGTCTACCCAGGTTCCAAGCAGTAGAAAAAATCAGAAAGTAA
- the LOC108003898 gene encoding calcium-binding mitochondrial carrier protein Aralar1 isoform X2 produces the protein MLMDSLLVRASCEEFELVIAALAVEIQENSYVIDEESEKINISQKGSGYLKRANTERLHEIFNQYASQEKNGERFMTSSDFVRTYLGLYTNPDYNPDSVNLLAGIVDTSKDGLISFAEFQAFEGLLCVPDALYKTAFQLFDTNGNGMVAFDEFAEVMRKTELHRRMPFNMDSSFIKLYFGKDKQRLISYAEFSQFLHDFHEEYATEAFKKFDKDGQGFISALDFQDIMLSIKSHLLTKDVRDNLVAAASTGQGGRSKVSFPYFMAFNSLLNNMELIKRIYLNATNGHRFEEVTKERFLHSAQMMSQITPLEVDILFQLCDLLHQTGSTEDDEADSRLGKIVYSDLVALTPEQYFKQITKRLAEIKAVSSPDERGVIVQILESGYRFVLGSIGGAVGATAVYPIDLVKTRMQNQRTGSLVGELMYRNSFDCFQKVIRHEGFFGLYRGLLPQLMGVAPEKAIKLTVNDFVRDKFMDKKGNLPLYGEIISGACAGGSQVIFTNPLEIVKIRLQVAGEIAGGSKVRAWTVVKDLGLFGLYKGARACFLRDIPFSAIYFPVYAHTKARLADEGGYNNPLSLLVSGAIAGIPAAALVTPADVIKTRLQVIARRGQTTYTGLLDCAKKIYKEEGARAFWKGATVFRSSPQFGVTLFTYELLQRLFVVDFGGTRPTGSEQKVPAIGVAEEIRSTNPDHIGGYQIALPIFTGIETKFGLCLPRFQAVEKIRK, from the exons gGTTCTGGATATTTAAAGCGTGCAAATACTGAACGCCtccatgaaatatttaatcag TACGCTTCACAAGAGAAAAATGGCGAAAGGTTTATGACCTCGTCTGACTTTGTCCGAACTTATCTTGGACTCTACACCAACCCTGATTACAATCCTGACTCCGTCAATTTGCTGGCTGGTATCGTCGATACCAGTAAAGATGG aCTTATATCATTTGCCGAGTTTCAAGCGTTCGAAGGATTGCTCTGCGTACCAGATGCTTTGTATAAGACGGCTTTCCAGCTGTTTGATACTAATGGAAATGGAATGGTTGCATTTG ATGAGTTCGCTGAGGTGATGCGGAAAACGGAACTCCATCGGCGGATGCCCTTCAATATGGATAGCAGtttcattaaactttattttggaAAGGATAAACAGCGACTGATAAGCTATGCGGAGTTCAGTCAGTTTTTGCAC GACTTCCACGAAGAATACGCGACAGAAGCATTCAAGAAATTCGACAAGGATGGCCAAGGTTTTATTTCGGCATTAGATTTTCAAGATATCATGCTCAGCATTAAGAGTCATTTATTAACTAAGGATGTAAGAGACAACTTGGTCGCT GCAGCTAGCACCGGACAAGGTGGACGTAGCAAAGTCAGCTTTCCATATTTTATGGCGTTCAATTCCCTCTTGAATAATATGGAGCTCATTAAACGTATTTATCTTAACGCGACGAATGGCCATAGATTCGAAGAAGTTACCAAAG AGAGGTTCCTTCATTCCGCACAAATGATGTCGCAGATTACGCCATTGGAGGTAGATATTCTGTTCCAGCTATGCGACCTGCTACACCAAACTGG ATCTACGGAAGATGACGAGGCAGATTCGCGGCTTGG GAAAATAGTGTACAGCGATCTTGTGGCTCTTACTCCTGAGCAATATTTCAAGCAAATCACGAAACGCTTAGCAGAGATCAAAGCGGTATCG aGTCCTGATGAGCGTGGAGTGATCGTACAGATACTCGAAAGCGGTTATCGGTTCGTTCTAGGGTCCATAGGTGGAG CTGTTGGCGCTACAGCCGTATATCCTATTGATTTGGTGAAAACAAGAATGCAGAATCAGAGGACTGGATCGTTGGTTGGGGAGTTAATGTACAGAAACAGCTTTGACTGCTTTCAAAAG GTGATCCGGCACGAAGGTTTTTTTGGCCTTTATCGAGGTTTGTTACCTCAACTGATGGGCGTAGCACCAGAAAAGGCCATTAAGCTGACCGTTAACGATTTTGTCAGAGATAAGTTCAtggataaaaaaggaaatttgccCCTTTACGGGGAAATTATATCTGGTGCTTGT gCTGGAGGTTCTCAAGTAATATTTACGAATCCTTtagaaattgtgaaaattcgATTGCAAGTGGCTGGAGAAATAGCAGGCGGGTCTAAAGTTAGAGCTTGGACTGTCGTAAAAGACTTAGGCTTGTTTGGCTTGTACAAA ggTGCTAGAGCATGTTTTTTGAGGGATATTCCTTTCAGTGCAATTTACTTTCCAGTATATGCTCATACAAAGGCACGATTAGCGGATGAAGGAGGCTATAATAATCCTTTGTCGTTATTAGTATCTGGTGCGATTGCTGGTATTCCTGCAGCAGCGCTGGTCACTCCTGCAGACGTAATAAAGACTAGATTACAA gTTATAGCGAGACGAGGTCAAACGACATATACTGGCTTACTAGACTgtgcaaagaaaatttacaaggaAGAAGGTGCAAGAGCATTTTGGAAAGGAGCCACAG TATTCAGATCATCACCTCAATTCGGCGTCACCCTTTTCACTTATGAACTTCTGCAAAGGCTGTTCGTAGTTGATTTTGGTGGAAC ACGACCTACGGGATCGGAGCAAAAGGTGCCTGCGATAGGAGTGGCAGAAGAGATTCGATCGACTAACCCAGATCATATAGGAGGCTATCAGATCGCCTTACCGATCTTTACTGGCATCGAAACAAAATTCGGTCTTTGTCTACCCAGGTTCCAAGCAGTAGAAAAAATCAGAAAGTAA